GGAGACAGTTTGCATGTCAAATGACGGGAAACGCGTGGCCTGGGTAACCGGCGGCGGCAGCGGGATCGGCGAGGCCGCGGCGGAGGCGCTGGCGGCCGATGGCTGGACCGTGGTGGTTTCGGGGCGCCGCAAAGACGCGCTGGACCAGGTGGTGGCGAACATCGCTCAAAAGGGCGGCAAGGCCGAGGCCATCGCGCTCGACGTCAGCAACAAGGCCGCCGTCAACAAGGCCGCCGACCAGATCGTCGCCAAACATGCCCGGATCGACCTGTTGGTCAACAGCGCCGGCATCAACGTGCCGAAGCGAAGCTGGGCCGACATGGAACTGGAAGGCTGGGACAAGCTCGTCGAAATCAATCTCAACGGCGTGTTGTATTGCATGCGCGCGGTGCTGCCGACCATGCGCAAGCAGCAGGACGGCTGCATCATCAATGTCGCGTCCTGGGCCGGCCGCCACGTCTCGAAGATGCCGGGCCCGGCCTACACCACGACCAAGCATGCGGTGCTGGCGCTGACCCATTCATTCAATATGGACGAATGTGTCAACGGCCTGCGCGCCTGCTGCTTCTCGCCCGGCGAGGTCGCGACCCCGATCCTGAAACTGCGCCCCGTTGTGCCGTCGGAAGCCGAGCAGGCGAAAATGCTGCAGCCCGAGGATTGCGGCCGCACCATCGCCTTCGTCGCCAGCATGCCGCCGCGGGTGTGCATGAACGAGATTTTGATCAGCCCGACGCACAACCGGGGATTCATCCAGACGCCGGGGAGCCGGGATTAGATCGCCGCGAAGGACGCGCGCAGGGCTTCCATCCCCCTGCGCGCCGGTGTGATACAGCCGAACCTGTTTCCGGTGTGCAGCAAACCCCGGAACATCCCGCTCGAACATTTTGAAGGCTTACCATGTTGCGTCCCGTCCACCTCCCTTCGCATTTCGCACTCGCTTGTATCGCCGCCTGCACGTTGGCCTTGTCAGCCGCAACCTCGCCGGCTGCGCCGGTGGATCGCATCCACGACCTGGCGCAGCAGGAAAAGGCCCCGCTGCTCGACACGCTGCGCGACCTGGTGAACATCGAATCCGGCAGCAAGGACGCCGAGGGTCTGGCCGGGCTGGCGACGTTGATCGGCGAACGCCTGACCCGACTGGGCGGCAAGGTCGAGATCATCGAACCGACCGATATCTATCGGATGGAAGACACGCCGCCCAAGTCGGGTGCCATGGTCCACGCCGAATTCAAGGGGACCGGCAGCAAGAAAATCATGCTGATCGCCCACATGGACACCGTCTATCTGCGCGGCATGCTGAAAGACCAACCCTTCCGCATCGATGGCGAGCGCGCCTACGGACTGGCCGTCTCTGACGACAAGCAGGGAGTAGCCCTCATCCTGCACGCCGTCGCGATGCTGCAAACACTGAAGTTCGCCGACTACGGCACGCTGACCGTGCTGATCAACGGCGACGAGGAGATCAGTTCGCCGGGCTCGCGCAGCACCATCACCCGCATGGCGGGCGGACAGGACGCCGTGTTCTCCTACGAAAGCGGCGGAGAGGACGGCCGCCTGCGCCTGGCCACCAGCGGCATCGGCGCGGCGTATCTGACGGTGGACGGCAAGGCCTCGCATGCCGGCTCGGCGCCGGACAAGGGCGTGAACGCGCTGGTCGAGCTGTCGCATCAGGTGCTGCAATTGAGCGACCTGTCGCGGCGCGACCAGGGCCTGAGCCTGAACTGGACGGTCTCGCAGGCCGGTACCAACCGCAACGTCATCCCGGCACAGGCCAGCGCCCAGGCGGACGCAAGGGCGCTGAGGGTGTCCGATTTCACCCAATTGGAAGCCACGATGCAGCAACGTGTGCAGACCCAGCGGATTCCCGACGCCAAGGTACAGCTCAGGTTCGAGATGCGCCGGCCGCCGCTGGAAGCCACGCCCGCGTCGCGCCGCCTGGCTGCCCACGGCAGCGCGATCTACGAGGAACTGGGGCTGCCATTGAAGGTGCTGGACGTGGCCACCGGCGGCGGTACCGATGCCGCGTTCGCCGCCCTCAAGACCACGGCCCCCGTCATCGAGGGTTTCGGCCTGAGCGGCTACGGCGCCCACTCCAACGACGCCGAGTACGTGAAGCTCGAGACAATCGTGCCGCGCCTCTATCTGTCGGTGCGCATGATCATGGATGTGGCGCAGGACAAGGTGAAATAAGGCGTCTCGGCGTTCGCCGGGACGGCGGCGGAGAGTCTCACACGATGATCTCGTTCAGTTCCTTGCCCGAATGTTCCGGCACCATCATGGTCACACCGATCGCCATCGCGACCATCAGCACGGGAATGCAGAGGAACGACAGCGCGAACGATCCGGAATACTGCTGCAGGGCCACGGTCACGAACGGGAACAGCACGAAGCCGACGAAGTAGGCAATCGCCCACACCACGCCATTGGCCGCACCCCTGATCCGCGTCGGAAATACTTCGGCGGTCAGTGTCGTGCTCGGTCCCCAGAAGCCGAGGAAACCAAAGCTCCAGGCCAGACCGAACACCCACAGCAGCAGATGGTTTTCGGTGTAGACCCACAGCGTCATGAAGATCGCGCCCTCGATCAGCGTCACGACAAACGCGAGCCGCCGGCCGATCTTGTCGGCGAGCCAGCCCGCGACGCAGAGGCCGAGGAATCCCGAGAGGCCCCAGAACACATAGAACAGGCTGTATTCGGCGGTCGACCAATGTTTCTCGGTGGCGAGATAGAGCGGCATCCAGCCGCCGACGGTGCCGAAGATACAGGTGCTGCAGCACGCCACGAACAGCGCCACCAGCGTGGCAGGCAGCACGTCGGGTAAAAACACCTGGCGGATGCCGACCGATTTTGCCTTGCCGAACCAGGCCTTGTCCTCGTCGCTGACACTGCCGGCGCGCGACAATGTCTCCGCGATGCGCTGCTTGCGATCCTGCGCGCGCACCCAATAGGGCGATTCGGGGCAGGTGGCGCGAACGTAGATCGCCAGCAGCGCGATCACGCCGGGCACCATCACCGCCACCCGCCAGCCGAAGTCGGCAGCCACTAATCCGGTAATGCCGCCCGCCAGCGACGCGCCGAGGCACCAGGTCGAACGCGTGATGCTGATCACCCGGCCGCGCAGCCGCGCCGGCCAGGTCTCGGCGACCAGCATCGATCCGAGCGACCATTCGCCGTTGAGCGCGAAGCCGACCATCGATCGCGCGATCACGAAAGTGGCAAAGGTCGGCGACAGGGCGGCGACCGGCATCAACAGCGAAAACAGCGCGATGTTGACGGCGAGCAGCGTGCGGCGCCCGAGCCGGTCCGACAGCCACGGCCAGAAATACAGCCCGGCAATTCCGAAGAACAATGCGATCTGCAGGCCGGAACGATACTCGGGAACGGTGAGCGCGAATTCCTTGATCACCAAAGGCGAGATCAGCGCGAAGATCACGCCGTCCATGCCGTCAAAACCCCAGCCCAGCGCGTTGGCGAAGGCGATGTGCCAATGGGTTTTGGTGACCTCTCCGCTTCCGGCGACGGCGCGATAATTGGCGTTCTGAAGATGCTTTTGTTCGAGCGGTCCAACTTCTCCGCCCACTGGACTTGCCGCAGGCGCGGCTAATCCATCCGCAGTGATGCTGCTCATGGTCGTCCTCCCGCATCGCGCCGCACCGTTGACGGCGCCCGTTATGACCGGCTTTCTTTTTTGCGCGATGCCGGATGGTTCAAGCTGGACTAACTCGGAGATTGCAGCAAGCCAATTGCTCGCGGCGGCGCACGCGTCATTTCCGCGGAGTGGAAATTAGTGTCGAGAGTTTCGGCTGTGCCTGCACGGCGTAGGGTCAAAATAGTTTCACGCATCACGATAATTTATTGTTCGAAACCAGCCCAAGACCTTCCCGTAACTCGGCCAACGACGGCGCAGTCGGACCCTCGCAAGGCTCCGCCGCTGTTGTTGACACCATCCGGCCGACATCCGTCGGCCACCTCATCAATCGGGAGACTATCCATGTCCAAGCGTATTGCACTTCTGTCCGCCGCCGCCTTCAGCATCCTCGCCCTCTCGGCCACCATCATGGCGCCGGCCAGCGCCGAGGAAAAGACCGTGATGGTCGGTGGCGCCGCGATGTTCCCGTCCAAGAACATCGTGCAGAACGCCGTCAACTCGAAGGACCACACCACGCTGGTCGCCGCGGTGAAGGCCGCCGGCCTGGTCGGTACGCTGGAAAGCAAGGGCCCGTTCACGGTGTTCGCGCCGACCAACGCCGCCTTCGGCAAGCTGCCGGCCGGCACCGTCGACACGCTGGTCAAGCCCGAGAACAAGGCGA
The Bradyrhizobium sp. KBS0727 genome window above contains:
- a CDS encoding fasciclin domain-containing protein, whose translation is MSKRIALLSAAAFSILALSATIMAPASAEEKTVMVGGAAMFPSKNIVQNAVNSKDHTTLVAAVKAAGLVGTLESKGPFTVFAPTNAAFGKLPAGTVDTLVKPENKATLTKILTYHVVPGKLEASDLKDGLKLKTAEGEELTVKKADGKVWIIDAKGGSSMVTISNVNQSNGVIHVVDTVLMPAS
- a CDS encoding MFS transporter, with protein sequence MSSITADGLAAPAASPVGGEVGPLEQKHLQNANYRAVAGSGEVTKTHWHIAFANALGWGFDGMDGVIFALISPLVIKEFALTVPEYRSGLQIALFFGIAGLYFWPWLSDRLGRRTLLAVNIALFSLLMPVAALSPTFATFVIARSMVGFALNGEWSLGSMLVAETWPARLRGRVISITRSTWCLGASLAGGITGLVAADFGWRVAVMVPGVIALLAIYVRATCPESPYWVRAQDRKQRIAETLSRAGSVSDEDKAWFGKAKSVGIRQVFLPDVLPATLVALFVACCSTCIFGTVGGWMPLYLATEKHWSTAEYSLFYVFWGLSGFLGLCVAGWLADKIGRRLAFVVTLIEGAIFMTLWVYTENHLLLWVFGLAWSFGFLGFWGPSTTLTAEVFPTRIRGAANGVVWAIAYFVGFVLFPFVTVALQQYSGSFALSFLCIPVLMVAMAIGVTMMVPEHSGKELNEIIV
- a CDS encoding SDR family oxidoreductase, with amino-acid sequence MSNDGKRVAWVTGGGSGIGEAAAEALAADGWTVVVSGRRKDALDQVVANIAQKGGKAEAIALDVSNKAAVNKAADQIVAKHARIDLLVNSAGINVPKRSWADMELEGWDKLVEINLNGVLYCMRAVLPTMRKQQDGCIINVASWAGRHVSKMPGPAYTTTKHAVLALTHSFNMDECVNGLRACCFSPGEVATPILKLRPVVPSEAEQAKMLQPEDCGRTIAFVASMPPRVCMNEILISPTHNRGFIQTPGSRD
- a CDS encoding M20/M25/M40 family metallo-hydrolase, with translation MLRPVHLPSHFALACIAACTLALSAATSPAAPVDRIHDLAQQEKAPLLDTLRDLVNIESGSKDAEGLAGLATLIGERLTRLGGKVEIIEPTDIYRMEDTPPKSGAMVHAEFKGTGSKKIMLIAHMDTVYLRGMLKDQPFRIDGERAYGLAVSDDKQGVALILHAVAMLQTLKFADYGTLTVLINGDEEISSPGSRSTITRMAGGQDAVFSYESGGEDGRLRLATSGIGAAYLTVDGKASHAGSAPDKGVNALVELSHQVLQLSDLSRRDQGLSLNWTVSQAGTNRNVIPAQASAQADARALRVSDFTQLEATMQQRVQTQRIPDAKVQLRFEMRRPPLEATPASRRLAAHGSAIYEELGLPLKVLDVATGGGTDAAFAALKTTAPVIEGFGLSGYGAHSNDAEYVKLETIVPRLYLSVRMIMDVAQDKVK